The sequence below is a genomic window from Nicotiana tomentosiformis chromosome 6, ASM39032v3, whole genome shotgun sequence.
tgcttagccttatgcaattaaggaggcagggcttagcctcatgcgaaaaTGAAGACAATGTTTAGtttcatgcaggggaaggcagtgcttagtcttatgcaattaaggaggcagggcttagcctcatgcgaaaatggagataatgcttagtctcatgcaggggaaggcagtacttagccttatgcaattaaggaggcaggtcttagcctcatgcgaaaatggagacaatgcttagtctcatgcaggggaaggcagttcttaccttatgcaattaaggaggcagggcttagcctcttGCAAAAATAGAGACAAtatttagtctcatgcaggggaagtcagtgcttagccttatgcaattaaggaggcagggcttagcctcatgtgaaaatggagacaatgcttagtctcatgcaggggaaggcagtgcttatccttatgcgattaaggaggcagggcttagcctcatgcgaaaatggagacaatgcttagtctcatgcaatgaacagATAATAAGTGATAGtggagtatttcttagctggcgATATGTTTGCGTTTGGCAACTTTGTCGTTACGAAGATAATGATTCTGAGGTGTGCACGTATTTGCGAATATTCCTTGTTCCTGCATCCAAAGGAAAATCGTGAATTCTACGGGGACGGTTGGTTCGTTCCTTCGCCTGCTTGTTTTGCCTTGTTCTATATCGAAATCCTGctcgagttaccatgggtagcatctggctatttcataaaataaagttttcgaaaaatatgcgtgcatatgatgaatgtagttatttaaaacaCAGTAGTATGCAATATCAAATAAATTAGATAAATCAATGACTGTGACACTTTTAGAGACATTGTGACTTCTTTgcattagaattttgagggtcctcctcaaaattcagccccagtttctgattgtgggaaaaatgaaaattttgttggattgtgaccgaacccacagggctgcctacgtatccccctcttaaatgggaatcaggtcaagcgtaattcaattacatcagatgaagaaatacAAACAttctaaacatagtatcttttgactgcgtctaagttgataggctttggccaaatctctccatccatttctgtgagtatgagtgctcctcccgttagtactctgtgaaccatgtagggcccttgccaattgggtgaaaattttcctttggcttcatcttgatgcgggaagatccgcttcagcaccagctgcctcggtgcgaactgtctaggtttgacccttttgttgaaagctctggacattctatTCTGATAGAGTTGATCATGACACACTGTATTCATTCTTTTCTCGTCAATGAAAGCTGATTTTTCGTAGCGACTTCTTATCCATTTTGtatcactgagttcagcttcttgtatgattcttaaagaaggaatttcaactTCAGCAGGAATGACAGCTTCGGTACAGtagaccagcaaatagggagttgccccggttgatgtGCGGACTATGGTATGataccccaataaggcaaatggtaattTCTCGTGCCACTGCTTGTGATTTTCTACcatctttcttagtattttcttgatatttttgttGGCGGCCTCCacgactccattcatttgaggccGATATGCTGTGGAATTACTATGCTTGATTTTGAAAGTTTTGCACATGGCTTTCATTAAGTCACTGTTGaggttggcggcgttgtcggtgataATGGAATTTGGCACCCCGAATCGGCAAATAAtacgatctctgacaaaatctgcGATGACTTTCTTCGTCACAGCTTTGTAAGATGCatattcaacccattttgtgaagtagtctatggccactaaaatgaacctatgcccgtttgaagtggcgggctcgattggtccaatgacatctattccccaagcggcaaaaagccaaggtgcactcgttgcattgagtttatTTGGCGGCACCCGTATCATTTCTGCGTGTATTTGGCATTGATGATATTTCTGTACATACCTGATGCAATCCGTTTCCATAGTTATCCAAAAATATCCTGCtctcagtatcttcttggctaaaacgaaaccgttcatgtgtggtccgcaagttccagcTTGTATCTCTTtgagcagtttggaagcttccttggcgtTAACACACCGTAATAACCCTAGGTCTGCAGTCCTTCTGTACAGAgatcctccactttggaagaaatggttggataatcttcgCAGCGTGCATTTCTGGGTATGATTTGCATGCTTAGTGTATTCCCTTTTTGCCAAGtattccttgatatcatggaaccacgGATTCCCATatgtttcttcttcaacatgagcgcagtaagctggctgattatgaatccttaccagAATAGGGTCGATAAAATTCTTAtccgggtgttgtatcatggaggacaaagtggctagtgcgtctgcgaactcattttggattctcggaacatgtctgaattctatcttcgtgaacctcttcatcgtctcttgcacatgatatagatatggtaatatcttggtattctttgtagcccactCTCCATGAACCTGATGTACcagaagatctgaatcaccaattaccagcaattcctggatattcatgtcaatggccaaattgagccccaagatgcaagcctcatattctgccatattattggtgcacgaaaATTTGAGTTTTGCAGATACCAGATAATGTTGACTTGTCTCTGACACAAAAATGGCTctgatacccactcctttgaaatttgtGGCTCCATCAAAAAACATTCTTCAACCATCATAGGCTTCgacgatatcttctcctacaaatgataCTTCTACATCGGGGAAAtacgtttttagtggttcgtattctcctcctacaagATTTTCTGCAAGATGATCtactaatgcttgtcccttaaccaccttttgagtcacatagacgatgtcaaattcactcaacaatatctgccattttgccagcttccctgtaggcatgggtttctggaaaatgtatttcagaggatccatcctcgatgtgagatatgtggtataggcacagaagtagtgcctcattttctgagctatccatgtcagagcatagcaggtgcgttccaacaaagaatatcatgcttcgtagggtgtgaacttcttactcatatagtatatggcatgttctttCCTCCCCGTCTCGTCGTGTtatcccaagacacaaccgaaaaCCTCATCTAGTACGGACAGATAGAGTAGCAATGGTCTActaggttctggcgggaccaaaaCTGGTGGTGTAAacaaatattccttgattttTTCAAAAGCTTTCTGGCAGTCTTCAGTCCAACTAGTTGtggcatccttctttaacattttgaaaatcggctcacatatcacgattgattgtgctatgaagcggctgagGTAATTGAGACGTCCCAAGAAACTTatcacgtctttcttgttctttggaggtagcaaatcctggatagccttgaccgttgacgggtctagctcaattcctcggcagctgacgatgaatcctaacaacttTCCGGCGGGGACcctgaaggcacattttgcgggattcaatttcaaattataCCTctgaagccgatcaaagaattttcTCAAGTTTGCTATGTGATTTGTACCCTTCTTGGATATGAtaatgacatcatccacatatacctctatctcaTTGTGTATCATGTCGTAAAAAATAGTTGTCATGAATCTTATATAAGTGGCCCCAACATTCCTCAgaccaaacaacatcattttatagcagtataCCCCCCATGGTATAATAAAAGCTATTTTCTcggcatcttcttcatccatctagataggatgatatcccgcgaagaaatccacaaaggattggatttcatgcttggcgcagttgtcgatcagtatgtgtatgttgggtagtggaaaatcatctttgggacttgctctgtttaggtcCTGATAATTCAACtactctgagaaccttagctttgatctgcttggtgacttcttctttgattttcaaactcatacctggcttgaactttctgagcttctgctttaccggcggacacattgggttggtaggtagtttatgagccactatagatgtgctcaaaccagtcatatcatcataagaccatgcgAAAATATCTTCATATTCCTTCAAGAAACaggtgtattcttctttctctgatggtgacaagtggatgcttatgcgagtttctttgactatTTCAGAATCTCCCAAGTTGACTATCTCGGTTTCGTCCAGATTGGACTTaggtttgttctcaaaattctcCACCTCTCTGACAATTTTctcaggtattatatcctcttcttctatttcctctgagtcactatccttatgttgtgttgtctcattacatgtcacagttgttAGTTCATCAAGATAAGAAATAGTAATGCTGTAGAGAGAAAAATATGaaggataataataaataataaaatagcaaACCATTGATAAGTACCAAAATGtcaaaacaaaaattatttttaatgatTCAAACAATTATTTCAAAGCAAAGATgacaaaatactaaaaatgttTTAAAATGCTCATAAAAAATTGTTTTCAAGGTAAGTGATACTAGCAGCCAGGCTACCCTGGAACTCggcgggcccttgatggtgtggCAGTCTAGTTCTTAAGAATAGCTCCCTTCTCCACTGTCTGGATGATGAgtccttcctcctcctcctcctcctcctcaactattacGCTACAGTCCATATCTTCATCTTCTAAGAACAGACTCCTTAAaccagctagaacttcatcttcttcagatcccCACATCATATCGGCCTGATAGAAGgattggctcaaatgtggtatcgGTTGCTCAAGAGAGTAATAAGGACCATGCCATGGTGGCGACAAATTTTGATACTCCTGCCAGGTGTATTGATATCCCAGTCCGAAGGTCATGCCATGACGTTTTAAttgtattggtttggtgatcccttggagattcttgcCAAGACCTCTGTCgtgttcataccctgtccatgccaatatccTTTCTATTTTGCTACTCCACCATTTATCCTTCTCGATTGCATTAACATGCTCAATGCAACAATAAGTCTCTCCCCCTAACTTCCTTCTATTATCTACAACCGGAACAGCCTGATTGGTGTAAATAGGGTTACTcccgtctccatgaatgatcattTCCTGATGGTTCCATTCGAACTTCACAGCCTGATACAGAGTAAAAGCTACTGCCCTAGCggcgtgtatccaaggtcgtcccaatagCAGATTGTATGAGGCGGATATGTCGAGCACTtggaattcaacatcaaaccaagtcgggcCCATTTGCAAATAGAGTTTGGTTTCTACGATCGTGGCCCTTTAAGACCCATCGAATGCTTTCATTTTCATAGTTCCTGCTCGTGTTTCATGAAAACCTTTACCTAATCTCTTTAAAGTAGTCAACGGACagatgttgagacttgaacccccatctatcaagaccctggcaatgaatttgtcTTCATACTGCACTATGATATGCAGCGCcctgttgtgactcaacccttccGGCGGCAgttcatcttcgtggaaagttaTCTTATGGCTTTCTAATACTTGTCCTACCAttttggccatctctccactagtaaTGTTGTTGAGTATATAAGCCTCATTCAATACTTTCATCAATGCATTTATATGTGCTTCAGAATTCTGCATcagtgatagaatggatatctgagcaggtgttttgttcagatgatcaaccacagaatactcacTCGCTttcacctttctccaaagatcatccgggaCAGTTTCAATGATAGGCTATTTGGAAGcggcttctttgcttgttcctcccaaatgcTTGGGTGTGTAAACCCTACCAATTTTGGTTataccttgtgctgcaccagtttcttccattttccctttccttttcttcttgcttCTGCAGCGTAGTCCCAGGGTATATCGTTGGAATTAAAGGACGGTGTAGGTGCTACCGTCACGGTGAATGGTGTGGTCACTTCTACTTCGAACGGAGCTGGCACGGCTGAAGGCGTTGCTACTTCAACCTCAAATGGAGTTGGTGCgactacctcaacttcaatcggCGATTGTATTTGTACCacaataggtgtgagagtgattgTAGGTTTTTTAGGATCGTCCCCTTCTCTAATGAGCCCAATTGACCCTTCTggatcccattcttcatcagtttctatcacatttacCCCCTCGCCCCTCTGATCCGGGAGGGGATTGTTGCGGATATTAGGTGCATCCTCATTTGCCTGTATAACCTTAGTATCAATCAGTGTCCGGATCTTGTCCTTCAGAGTGAGACATTCATCAATAGTGTGACCCTTCATGCCCGAATAGTAAGCACATGTCTTAATTGGATTAACCCACTAAGAGGAATTTACCATGGTGacagcgggaatgggagtgacataaccgacAGCTTTCAATCTCTCATACAACTAGTCGATGGGTTCGGCGAAAGgagtgtattgtctgggcggTCAACGGTCGAAATTTGGCCTAGGAGTTTGGtaattttggcgggctggtggtgagtagTAATATACTGGCTGAGTGTTGTAAGCATGGTAAGAGGTGGCGGGTTGTTGATACTGGGAGGTGAAGGTtaatatgtgggtggaggtgtttggtatgtgagaggagacttcggaccttgggctaccatcacagcCCCTACTTCCTTCTTTTTAGATATACCCCCTGACTGCAAGGCTTTGTTCGTAGCCTATAGTGCCTCGAAATTTGTTACTATCCTGCTTttaattccttcttctattctttctcccaatttgataatgtcagaaaatttatggtttcgATAACCATCAGCCTCTCATAATATTGTGGATCCTGGGCTcggacaaagaacttgttcatttgctcttcttccagtgctggccttacttttgcagcttctgatctccaccgagtagcatactcgtggaAAGTTTCTGTTGGCATCTTCTTAAGATTCTTGATATAGAAGACGTCTGGTGCATTCTCTATATTGAATCTGAACGGATCCATAAAATCTGaggccatgcttacccaattaatccacttctttagattttgactgatgtaccaggacagggcgtctccagtgaggctcctcatgaatagcttcatgcagattctttcatctTTACCAACCCCTACGAGCTTGTTACAATACGTCCTCAGATGTACCTTTGGATCACCTGTTCCGTTGAACATTTCAaccttaggaggtttgtaaccctctagcAGTTCTACGTCCTGTTGAATACACAGATCCTCATAGTTCAAGCCTTTGATGCCTTTACCACCTTCAACACCTTGAACTCGACTTGTAAGCTTCTTAAGTTCTttcgccatgttcttgatgatcAAGTCCTTCTCGGTAGATTTCGGTGAATACGGGGTTTGTTGTGtagtgtggggtaaggtttccacgtaTATGGGATTACTTTGGTGGACTCCAGGGATTTGGGTATATTggtgatcattggttgagttttggggatcaagagtaggttgtggtgtattttgaggagtgtggtaggtggtagtttgtgggtactGGGTCGGATGATGTTGATGCCATGGGGGAGTTGGTACTGGtggaggattagggtttaggggaGGCGTGACGTATTGATggggtgcgggaggattttgtgggTGTTGGTTTTGTATGTTTTGAGGAGATGTTGGGTTTTGGGCGTTTTGTTGATTGATGTCGGGAATATTCAGGGTGACGGAAAGGTTTTCCAagttacggacc
It includes:
- the LOC138894677 gene encoding uncharacterized protein; translated protein: MAKELKKLTSRVQGVEGGKGIKGLNYEDLCIQQDVELLEGYKPPKVEMFNGTGDPKVHLRTYCNKLVGVGKDERICMKLFMRSLTGDALSWYISQNLKKWINWVSMASDFMDPFRFNIENAPDVFYIKNLKKMPTETFHEYATRWRSEAAKVRPALEEEQMNKFFVRAQDPQYYERLMVIETINFLTLSNWEKE